In the genome of Pseudomonas sp. LBUM920, one region contains:
- a CDS encoding EAL domain-containing protein, translated as MKPLSILIVEDHPLQHIYLQHLLSELGDFMLETAEDGKEALERLRQRDFDLVLTDLLMPGMDGVQFIQCLASLRCKPALAIMSAASRRMLMAASLVAKNLDVEVIGLISKPVAADALRSLVDQLRNTVRKPSPELPEHLDIDRHTLVHAMSSGQLQAWFQPKKSLANGRIVAAEALVRWMHPEQGVMLPAAFLPAIKAFELEERLLWVVLKQAIHAQERWRQRGYEIPVSINLPTHLLNSHDLADRLLEFVLHHDGIPGMICFELMECSVPQDISNFYAGACRLRIKGFGLSQDDFGKGYSSYLNLVSTPFTELKIDQALVQGCHDNEGMAQALASIIALGRKLGLTVVAEGVETPQQLALLRKVDCNQVQGFLISHAVSSEQFQQLLNNDGPATSH; from the coding sequence ATGAAGCCCCTTAGTATTTTGATTGTTGAGGACCATCCCCTGCAGCACATCTACCTGCAGCACCTGCTCAGTGAGTTGGGGGATTTCATGCTCGAAACCGCCGAGGACGGTAAAGAAGCGCTGGAGCGTCTGCGCCAGCGCGATTTCGACCTGGTACTGACCGACCTGCTGATGCCCGGCATGGACGGCGTGCAGTTTATCCAGTGTCTGGCCAGCCTGCGCTGCAAGCCGGCGCTGGCGATCATGAGCGCGGCGTCGCGGCGCATGCTGATGGCGGCCAGCCTGGTGGCAAAAAACCTCGATGTGGAAGTGATCGGGCTGATCTCCAAACCGGTCGCCGCCGACGCCCTGCGCAGCCTCGTCGACCAGCTCAGGAACACCGTGCGCAAGCCCTCCCCCGAATTGCCCGAACACCTGGACATCGACCGCCACACCCTGGTGCACGCCATGAGCAGCGGCCAACTGCAGGCCTGGTTCCAACCGAAAAAATCCCTCGCCAACGGCCGCATCGTCGCCGCCGAAGCCCTGGTGCGCTGGATGCACCCCGAGCAAGGCGTGATGCTGCCCGCCGCGTTCCTGCCGGCGATCAAGGCATTCGAGCTGGAGGAGCGATTGTTGTGGGTGGTGCTCAAACAGGCGATCCACGCCCAGGAACGCTGGCGCCAGCGTGGCTACGAAATACCGGTGTCGATCAACTTGCCCACGCACCTGCTCAACAGCCATGACCTGGCCGACCGCTTGCTGGAATTCGTGCTGCACCACGACGGCATTCCCGGAATGATCTGCTTCGAGCTGATGGAATGCTCGGTGCCCCAGGACATCAGCAACTTCTACGCCGGCGCCTGCCGCCTGCGCATCAAGGGCTTCGGCCTGTCCCAGGACGATTTCGGCAAGGGCTACAGCTCGTACCTGAACCTGGTCTCCACACCGTTTACCGAATTGAAGATCGACCAGGCACTGGTGCAGGGCTGCCACGACAACGAGGGCATGGCCCAGGCCCTGGCAAGCATCATCGCGCTGGGCCGCAAACTGGGTCTCACCGTGGTGGCCGAAGGGGTGGAAACCCCGCAGCAACTGGCGCTGCTGCGCAAGGTCGACTGCAATCAGGTGCAGGGTTTCCTGATTTCTCACGCGGTCTCTTCCGAACAATTTCAACAACTTCTGAACAATGATGGCCCCGCGACATCTCACTAG
- a CDS encoding ATP-binding protein, producing MRLKSYLLQINPVLSRPEAARRLLRIFATVLLIGILSGVYTFLLSTFNNDISQRRGYMSSAIAEAHTFFTNREALLESLSLSAVRKQSRIYPSSPEEEHVQLGDTPGNQWSIWLTARLRDYLKAKQLNLLYVNAGPTPQVTRVYDATAHVLPISKCMLNRLKALQHSDPSTLNELWLSDRTEHHSHLYIFIRLDRQDPTSGWLGLEMESREVSQALSDQSAGEFMMLNSQGMLVFTNSDDTQMRQQHLKPKEDSFFGFVGNGLLPDHLVIRKHLKSSDWQLMYSIDLRAVVTGLWKQLLGSLLFCLFSLTLIWLVMRRVDQRFIIPSIHRIQALIESEAFGRDVIQTAPVALCVLRRTDGQVVLENTLAQQWLGHGPEREALRAGWIAQAYAGEPSERSDYFETIDGRHLYLSSAPTRYRGEDVLFCAFSDISARKQVEAALEEARQSADAANAAKTLFLATMSHEIRTPLYGVLGTLELLARTQLDAQQKDYLHAIEGSSSTLLQLICDVLDVSKIEAGQLALEMSEFSPLDLVHEIIQGYAAAAQGKGLQLYACFDPKLPERLIGDVTRIRQILNNLLNNAVKFTDYGRVVLRVKVLGRDGERSSVLWQVSDTGKGIAQEDQAMIFEPFYQSEGNTNVVAGTGLGLPICQRLTELMNGNIRMVSELGLGSSFSLILPLEEAPTPPMTPLLAETIYVVSPIPELAHSISGWLRRWGARAQTGLPTLPESHLLLQVHPGSVDPLLAPEWPGPVIHVSSHACTALEAEAGAWHVNLNHLGAVHQAVSQAQGLWVARAGEQTRQRDLNKLNLHLLVAEDNIINQLILRDQLEELGCTVELAADGQEALQLYTAGNFDVVLTDVNMPHINGYELARELRRQGCPLPIIGATANAMRGEADLCLAAGMNHCLVKPFALRALFNSLAPYARITHEAP from the coding sequence ATGCGATTGAAAAGTTATCTGCTCCAGATCAACCCCGTCCTCTCCCGACCCGAAGCAGCCAGAAGGCTGCTTCGTATTTTCGCGACCGTGCTGCTCATCGGCATCCTCAGCGGCGTGTACACCTTTCTGTTGTCCACCTTCAATAACGATATTTCCCAACGCCGTGGCTACATGAGCAGCGCCATCGCCGAAGCCCATACGTTTTTCACCAACCGCGAGGCGCTGCTTGAAAGTCTCAGCCTCTCGGCGGTGCGCAAGCAGTCAAGGATTTACCCCTCCTCTCCCGAAGAAGAGCATGTGCAGCTGGGCGACACGCCGGGCAACCAGTGGAGCATCTGGCTGACGGCACGCCTGCGCGACTACCTCAAGGCCAAGCAACTCAACCTGCTGTATGTAAACGCCGGCCCTACCCCGCAGGTGACACGGGTGTATGACGCGACCGCGCACGTCCTGCCGATTTCCAAGTGCATGCTCAACCGCCTCAAGGCCTTGCAGCACAGCGATCCGTCCACCCTTAACGAGTTGTGGCTGAGCGACCGCACCGAACACCATTCGCACCTGTACATATTCATCCGTCTGGATCGCCAAGACCCCACTTCCGGCTGGCTGGGACTGGAAATGGAAAGCCGAGAAGTGTCCCAGGCCCTCAGCGACCAGAGCGCCGGCGAGTTCATGATGCTCAACTCCCAGGGCATGCTGGTATTTACCAACAGCGACGACACGCAGATGCGCCAGCAACACCTCAAGCCCAAGGAAGACAGCTTCTTCGGCTTTGTCGGCAACGGCTTGCTGCCCGATCACCTGGTGATCCGCAAGCACCTGAAATCCTCGGACTGGCAGTTGATGTATTCCATTGACTTGCGCGCCGTGGTCACCGGCTTGTGGAAACAGCTACTGGGTTCGCTGCTGTTCTGCCTGTTCAGCCTGACGCTGATCTGGCTGGTGATGCGCCGCGTCGACCAGCGCTTCATCATTCCCTCGATTCACCGCATCCAGGCACTGATCGAAAGCGAGGCGTTTGGCCGCGACGTAATCCAGACCGCGCCTGTCGCCCTGTGCGTACTGCGCCGCACCGACGGCCAGGTGGTGCTGGAAAACACCCTCGCCCAGCAATGGCTGGGCCACGGCCCGGAGCGCGAGGCGTTGCGCGCCGGTTGGATCGCGCAGGCCTACGCCGGTGAACCGTCCGAACGCAGCGATTACTTTGAAACCATCGACGGCCGTCACCTGTACCTGAGCAGCGCGCCGACCCGTTACAGGGGCGAGGACGTGTTGTTTTGCGCCTTCAGCGATATCAGCGCACGCAAACAGGTGGAAGCGGCGCTGGAAGAAGCGCGGCAGTCGGCAGACGCTGCCAACGCCGCCAAGACCTTGTTCCTGGCGACCATGAGCCATGAAATCCGCACGCCGCTGTACGGCGTGCTCGGCACCCTGGAATTGCTGGCGCGCACACAACTGGACGCCCAGCAGAAAGACTATCTGCACGCCATCGAAGGTTCGTCTTCGACCTTGCTGCAACTGATCTGCGACGTGCTCGACGTGTCGAAGATCGAGGCCGGGCAGCTGGCTTTGGAAATGAGCGAGTTTTCGCCGCTGGACCTGGTCCACGAAATCATCCAGGGCTACGCCGCGGCCGCCCAGGGCAAAGGTTTGCAGCTGTATGCCTGCTTCGACCCGAAGTTGCCGGAACGGCTGATCGGCGACGTGACACGCATCCGCCAGATCCTCAACAACCTGCTCAACAACGCCGTGAAGTTCACCGACTACGGGCGCGTGGTGCTGCGCGTCAAAGTGCTTGGCCGCGATGGCGAGCGCTCCAGTGTGTTGTGGCAAGTCTCGGACACCGGCAAAGGCATCGCCCAGGAAGACCAGGCGATGATTTTCGAGCCCTTCTACCAGAGCGAAGGCAACACTAACGTGGTTGCCGGCACCGGCCTGGGCCTGCCGATCTGCCAGCGCCTCACCGAATTGATGAACGGCAATATCCGCATGGTCAGCGAACTGGGCCTGGGCAGCAGCTTCAGCCTGATCCTGCCGCTGGAAGAAGCGCCGACGCCACCGATGACTCCGTTGCTGGCCGAGACGATCTACGTGGTGTCGCCCATCCCGGAACTGGCGCACTCGATCAGCGGCTGGCTGCGCCGCTGGGGTGCACGCGCTCAGACCGGGCTGCCGACGCTGCCGGAAAGCCATCTGCTGCTGCAAGTGCATCCCGGCAGCGTCGATCCATTGCTGGCGCCCGAGTGGCCGGGCCCGGTGATTCACGTCAGCAGCCATGCCTGCACCGCGCTGGAGGCCGAGGCCGGCGCCTGGCACGTCAACCTCAACCACTTGGGCGCTGTTCATCAGGCCGTGAGCCAGGCCCAGGGGCTGTGGGTGGCCCGCGCCGGTGAGCAGACGCGTCAGCGTGACTTGAACAAACTCAACCTGCACCTGCTGGTGGCCGAGGACAACATCATCAACCAGCTGATTTTGCGTGACCAACTCGAAGAGCTCGGCTGCACCGTGGAGCTGGCGGCCGATGGTCAGGAAGCGTTGCAGCTGTACACCGCCGGCAACTTCGACGTGGTGCTGACGGACGTGAACATGCCCCACATCAACGGCTACGAACTGGCGCGCGAACTGCGTCGTCAGGGCTGCCCGTTGCCGATTATCGGGGCCACCGCCAACGCCATGCGCGGCGAGGCCGACCTGTGCCTGGCCGCCGGCATGAACCATTGCCTGGTCAAACCCTTTGCGTTGCGGGCTCTATTCAACTCCCTGGCGCCTTATGCACGGATCACCCATGAAGCCCCTTAG